A window from Cryptomeria japonica chromosome 1, Sugi_1.0, whole genome shotgun sequence encodes these proteins:
- the LOC131876307 gene encoding uncharacterized protein LOC131876307 codes for MNKFNSLKNLSIIEAVYRWDARRPEEIFQTGFTPRPQGSTRVKDYYNLQLFVNRGGSPGDTSHADSSVFVSTTRLRSWRPMVPVTCILYWYQIYAPGGIDAVITLGVHNEFPNQLEISFAGGIRPQYIRFASPYTVNVEPGERFPRCNRLGNDVYINVGFNPNPTLNGRTTPVLGNCLRNPTCPGRGQNLIRIGSARYAVKRDVEDYVDPVCSVGHYINSAFNFPDTEEAYLFIADQCLLINYAPGTTDDYIIKGPLSIGDAFTCLKDTIFANGIDAAFTASSINEAYIFRSNIYAVISFAEDGGSIIQGPKKIIDSFYSLKKTIFGNGIDEVYIFKGDQYALINFALDTTNDYIIQGPKKITESFPSLNIDEFKNDLYVESSCNGSLPPLV; via the coding sequence ATGAATAAGTTTAATAGTTTAAAAAATCTTTCTATAATAGAGGCAGTGTATCGGTGGGATGCGCGCCGCCCTGAAGAGATTTTTCAGACAGGATTTACTCCGCGGCCTCAAGGTTCGACTCGAGTGAAAGATTACTACAACTTACAACTGTTTGTAAATCGTGGAGGAAGCCCCGGAGACACCTCACATGCTGATAGTTCAGTGTTTGTTAGCACGACGAGATTACGTTCGTGGCGACCAATGGTCCCAGTAACTTGCATTCTTTATTGGTATCAGATATATGCCCCGGGGGGAATCGACGCGGTGATAACCCTAGGCGTGCACAATGAATTTCCTAATCAGCTGGAAATTTCTTTTGCGGGTGGCATTAGACCTCAATATATTCGATTTGCAAGTCCATATACAGTTAATGTAGAGCCCGGTGAGCGATTTCCACGTTGTAATAGACTGGGGAATGACGTTTACATTAATGTTGGCTTCAATCCGAATCCAACTTTGAACGGGCGGACCACTCCGGTTTTGGGGAACTGTCTCAGAAATCCAACATGTCCTGGGAGAGGGCAGAATCTGATAAGAATTGGCTCTGCGCGATATGCTGTAAAGAGAGATGTAGAGGATTATGTCGACCCAGTTTGCAGTGTGGGACATTACATCAATAGTGCATTCAACTTCCCCGACACAGAAGAGGCGTACCTGTTCATTGCTGACCAGTGCCTGCTAATCAACTATGCTCCCGGCACCACCGATGACTACATTATTAAGGGACCCCTGAGCATCGGTGATGCCTTTACCTGCTTGAAGGATACTATTTTTGCTAATGGGATTGACGCTGCATTTACTGCTTCCTCAATAAATGAGGCGTATATATTTAGAAGTAATATATATGCAGTCATCAGCTTTGCAGAAGATGGTGGCTCCATTATCCAAGGACCCAAGAAGATCATTGATAGCTTCTACTCTTTGAAGAAAACTATTTTTGGAAATGGTATTGATGAGGTATATATATTTAAAGGTGATCAGTACGCGCTTATTAATTTTGCACTGGACACAACAAATGACTACATAATTCAGGGACCCAAGAAGATTACTGAGAGTTTTCCCTCTTTAAACATTGATGAATTTAAGAATGATTTGTATGTTGAAAGTTCTTGTAATGGGAGTTTGCCGCCACTAGTCTAA
- the LOC131876306 gene encoding uncharacterized protein LOC131876306: protein MALPPDSEFRGVAAAIPQPASEEDALNQLSPYITGLTLYNNEGPRILYRNPDNDQDIIEAVYRWDTRPHQEIFETGFTPRPRRSTQSLASYYSLEQFVNGGGIPADTCPADGSVFVSTTRAARWYPPVTRNCTLYRYQIFAPGGIDAVLTLGNRNRYRNQQEISFAGGISRQYIRIVRPFSVTIQPGSRFPRYREERNRLIRNRWFEPNPTFRGWTNQEFMNRLRNPTCSGLINIYPAVEKRDAKDKPHEEESYVDPVCSVGHYIESAFNFTDTEEAYLFIADKCLLINYAPGTTDDKIIKGPLSIADAFPCLNDTIFASGIDAAFTACTNEAYIFRSNIYAHIRFTKDGGDIIWGPIRITDGFHSLKNTVFENGIDAAFASLRENQAYIFKGDQYALIDFAPYTPNNKIIQGPKKITLSFPSLKGTIFQDGFDAAFSYNKEGWFSTKTEAYIFKGNTYARIDYAPGTTNDKITNGPITPISNGFHSLKDIIPMYPCDC, encoded by the coding sequence ATGGCATTGCCACCTGATTCAGAATTTCGTGGAGTGGCCGCTGCGATTCCCCAGCCGGCTTCCGAAGAGGATGCCCTCAATCAGCTATCACCATATATAACTGGGTTAACACTATACAACAATGAAGGACCAAGGATTCTATATCGGAACCCTGACAACGACCAGGATATCATAGAGGCAGTGTATCGGTGGGATACGCGTCCCCATCAAGAGATTTTTGAGACAGGATTTACTCCGCGGCCTCGAAGATCGACACAAAGTTTGGCAAGTTACTACAGCTTAGAGCAGTTTGTAAACGGTGGAGGAATCCCCGCAGATACCTGTCCTGCAGATGGTTCAGTGTTTGTTAGCACCACCAGAGCAGCTCGATGGTATCCACCGGTCACAAGAAATTGCACGCTTTATCGATATCAGATATTTGCCCCAGGGGGAATCGATGCGGTGCTAACCCTAGGCAACCGAAATCGTTATCGTAATCAGCAGGAAATTTCTTTTGCGGGTGGCATTAGCCGTCAATATATTCGAATAGTACGTCCATTTTCAGTTACAATACAGCCCGGTTCGCGATTCCCAAGATACAGGGAAGAGCGAAATCGCCTTATCCGAAATCGTTGGTTCGAACCGAATCCAACTTTTAGGGGATGGACTAATCAGGAATTTATGAACCGTCTGAGAAATCCTACGTGTAGCGGGCTAATAAACATCTATCCAGCTGTTGAAAAGAGAGATGCTAAGGACAAGCCACATGAAGAAGAAAGTTATGTCGACCCCGTTTGCAGTGTGGGACATTACATCGAGAGTGCATTCAACTTCACCGACACAGAAGAGGCGTACCTGTTCATTGCTGACAAGTGCCTGCTAATCAACTATGCTCCCGGCACCACGGATGACAAAATTATTAAGGGACCCCTGAGCATAGCCGATGCCTTTCCCTGCCTGAATGATACTATTTTTGCCAGTGGGATTGATGCTGCATTTACTGCTTGCACAAATGAGGCGTATATATTTAGAAGTAATATATATGCACACATCAGGTTTACGAAAGATGGTGGCGATATTATTTGGGGACCCATAAGGATCACTGATGGCTTCCACTCTTTAAAAAATACCGTTTTTGAAAATGGTATTGATGCGGCTTTTGCCTCTCTCCGAGAAAATCAGGCGTATATATTTAAAGGTGATCAGTACGCGCTTATTGATTTTGCACCGTACACACCAAATAACAAAATAATTCAGGGACCCAAAAAGATTACTCTCAGTTTCCCCTCTTTAAAAGGTACAATTTTCCAGGATGGTTTTGATGCAGCGTTTTCATACAATAAAGAAGGATGGTTTTCTACAAAAACAGAAGCTTATATATTTAAAGGCAACACCTACGCTCGCATTGATTATGCCCCTGGGACCACAAACGATAAAATTACTAATGGACCGATCACCCCGATTAGTAATGGTTTCCATTCCTTAAAGGACATCATACCAATGTATCCATGTGACTGTTAA